Proteins from a genomic interval of Trifolium pratense cultivar HEN17-A07 linkage group LG6, ARS_RC_1.1, whole genome shotgun sequence:
- the LOC123891936 gene encoding protein FAR1-RELATED SEQUENCE 5-like: MWYKANARLEDAEEKMKVFKLRKLYRYFKNWMVHDFVVEHNHMLHTQETTHMLSSQRKVSEIHCQQIDLADDAGLQQRSSFDLMSKEVGGRTNLGFTRLDQKNYLKKRRQNSLVNGEAGYLLQYFQKMSLDSPSFYHAYQMDVEDQITNVFWADARMLFDYGYFGDVVSLDSTYCTNSSYRPLAVFSGFNHHRKAVIFGAALLYDETAESFKWLFETFLEAHKQKTPQTVFTD; the protein is encoded by the exons ATGTGGTATAAAGCAAATGCAAGACTAGAGGATGCTGAAGAAAAAATGAAG GTGTTTAAACTACGAAAACTATATAGATATTTCAAAAATTGGATGGTTCATGATTTTGTGGTAGAACATAACCATATGTTACACACAcaagaaacaactcatatgtTGTCATCTCAACGAAAAGTTTCAGAAATTCACTGCCAACAAATTGATCTAGCGGATGACGCCGGTCTTCAACAAAGGagttcatttgatttgatgagTAAAGAAGTGGGTGGCAGAACCAACTTGGGATTTACACGCCTTGATCAAAAGAATTATCTAAAAAAAAGAAGGCAAAACAGTTTAGTAAATGGGGAAGCCGGGTATCTATTGCAATACTTTCAAAAAATGTCGCTTGATAGCCCTTCCTTTTATCATGCTTATCAAATGGATGTGGAAGATCAAATTACTAATGTATTTTGGGCAGATGCGAGAATGCTCTTTGATTATGGATattttggtgatgtggtttctCTTGATTCAACATATTGCACAAATAGTTCATATAGACCACTAGCAGTGTTCTCGGGATTTAACCACCATCGAAAAGCGGTGATCTTTGGGGCTGCATTATTGTACGACGAAACTGCAGAGTCGTTCAAGTGGCTTTTTGAGACGTTTCTAGAGGCACATAAGCAAAAAACGCCTCAAACAGTTTTTACTGAT